TGACTTGTTCGTAAAATCTATTGGTAGCCAGTTTACAAGAAAGTATTCCTTACTATATTCCGAAAAAAAATAAACTATCAGTTCTTCTATTCTTATATCAAAAATCTCTTGTAGTTTATCCTGATATATTTTAAAGCTTATTAACATCAAGATATTTTTACCATTGAAATAAAAACTTGTTTCATAATTTTTATTAGTATGAATCCCCAATAACTTTTTCATTAAAGTTGAACTTTCGATGTTAGGAAAGCTACATAAATTTAAAATCCAATTTCCTGTGAAAAAACCATTAAAATACATCATATACTCTAGTAAATTTTCTTTGGATTTTTCTTTTTTTAAATAGTCAATGTCAATTAAGTTTTTAAAATCTTCTTTCGCCATATCATACTTTTCTTTGTCTGAATAAATAACTATTGATTGCTCTATTCCATTATTTGCATTACCATTTTCATCACTAAAAATTTTCTTCTCTATTTGCGCACATCTTTTCCTAGACTTTAATTTTAATTTAGCATCAATTTGAAGTTCCTTAACACCTTGAATTCCTTGTCCAACCAAATAAAGATAATTTAAATCAGCTGTCTCACCCTTTATATATAGTTCGCAAAGATTATACATTTCATCTTTCGTAATGTTGTGAGGAATAAAATACCTAGTTTCGCTAGGAGTATAGTTATCTAAAACTAATTCGATATTTCTTGCTTTCGCAAGAAATATATCCTTTATTACAGTAGGATAATGTTTCACAAAATAATTAGTTTTCAAAAAATATTCAACAGGGATTTCGTATTCTTTAAAAAAGCATCTCATGTCATTTTCACAAATTCTCACATCTAATTTATGCTTTTCAAAGCATTCTAAAAAGTCTTCTTTATAAAGAGTGTCACTATACTTGTCCATATCAGTATATTTTACTACATTTCCACCTAAATCGAGATTATTTTGAGCAAAAAAATACTTAAAACATTCTAAAACATCTTGTTTTGATAACTCTCGGAAAAATTGATTAAGTTTTCTGTTAAGTATACTCTTAGTCTCTTTAATCTGCTTATCTGATAAATTGACAGGATAAGTTTCTTTACTCATGAATTTCAAAATATTATATACTTCTAGCATATCCAAAAGATTGTTTGTTTCCATGTCTTCACTAGACACGATAAGTTCTTTCAACCTCTTAAAATGATAACAGCTAGATATATCTGATGAACTATAAAATTTAATCCGTTCCATACTATACTCACCTCTTTTTAAATTTATTTTAACAAATCGTTAAATATTATAAGAAATAAGCTTCTTCTCTTACTCTTATAATAATATCAGTTCTTGAATTATCTTCAATAGCTTTTTCACGCACTTACTGTAGATTATATTTCTTCATCTATATTGGATGTCATTCTCTAAGAAAATAATTACTCCCAACGCTTTAACCGATTTCTTTTTCATCTCTAGTATGTCTTCTTCTATGTAATCCCATTCTACCTTAATTAAAAACAAGAAAAAACCACATTATTCAGCGGAAACTTTCAACTTAGATGGTAAGTTTGAAGTTTTCGTGAACATGTGGTTTCAGTTATTGTAGTAATCCGTGTTCTTATTTACTTATTTTCGCTATCTTTCCTTGCTCAATATAAACTAGCAAAATAGATATATCGGCTGGGTTTACTCCGCTGATACGGCTCGCTTGGGCGATGGAAAGGGGTTCGATTTTCTTTAATTTTTCTAGGGCTTCTGTTGCTAGGCCGCTGATTGCATCATAATCGATATTTTCTGGGATTTTCTTGTCTTCCATGCGCTTCATTTTTTCTACTTGAAGGTTGGATTTTTGAATGTAGCCTTCGTATTTAATTTGAATTTCTACTTGTTCAGCGATTTCGTCGGTCACAAATGTTTCACGTGAAACAATTTGGGCGATTTTGTCGTAAGTTATTTCGGGTCGGCGGAGTAAATCTGCTGCTAGAATTCCGTCTTTTAGCTCTCCAGAACCGATTTCTTTTAGCATCGCTTGAACTTCGGCAGTTGGTTTAATGCGTGTTTTTTGTAGTCTTTCTTTTTCTGCTTCGATGGCACTTTGTTTTGCTAAAAAGCGTTCATAACGTTCGTCGCTAATTAAGCCGATTTCATGACCGATTTCTGTTAAACGTAAATCTGCATTATCATGGCGTAATAGCAAACGGTATTCGGCACGAGATGTAAGTAAACGATATGGTTCTTCGGTTCCTTTTGTTACTAAATCGTCAATTAAAACGCCGATATAAGCTTGGTCGCGACCAAGGATAACTGGTTCTTTTTCAAAGACTTTACGAGCAGCATTGATTCCTGCCATTAAGCCTTGTCCGGCTGCTTCTTCGTAACCACTTGTACCATTAATTTGGCCGGCTGTGAAAAGACCTTCGACTAATTTAGTTTCAAGTGATGGCCACAGTTGGTCTGGCATTACTGCATCATATTCGATAGCGTAGCCAACACGCATCATTTCTACATTTTCAAGACCTGGAATAGTTCTTAACATTTCGCGTTGTACTTCTTCTGGCAAACTGGTGGAAAGTCCTTGGACATACACTTCTTCGGTATTTTTGCCTTCTGGTTCAAGGAAGATTTGGTGTCTTGGTTTGTCGCTGAAACGAACAATTTTATCTTCAATGGATGGGCAATATCTTGCACCAGTGCCTTTTTTCGTTGCTGTAAACATTGGTGAACGGTGTAAGTTCGCTTGGATTATTTCATGGGTTGTTTCGTTTGTATAAGTTAACCAACACGGTAGTTGGTCAAGCAACATTTCCACCGTATCAAAGCTAAATGCTCGCGGATGGTCGTCACCCGGTTGTTCTTCTGTTTTTGAGTAGTCAATCGTACTTGATTTTACGCGCGGTGGGGTTCCAGTTTTAAAGCGGCGCAGTTCAAAACCTAGTTCTTCCAGATGCTCTGAAAGTTTCACAGAAGGTTGTTGGTTGTTTGGACCGCTGGAATAGCGCAGTTCACCAACAATAATTTCGCCACGTGAGAAAGTTCCGGTAGTAATAACAACTGTTTTCGCGTAGTAAATTGCGCCACTGTTTGTAATAACGCCTTTACACACGCCATCTTCAATCACTAAACGGTCAACAAGTCCTTGGCGCAAAGTGATATTTTCTTCTTTTTCAATTGTGTGTTTCATTTCGTGTTGGTAATCCCATTTGTCTGCTTGAGCACGTAATGCACGAACAGCCGGGCCTTTACCAGTATTTAGCATCCGCATTTGGATGTACGTTTTATCCGTGTTGCGACCCATTTCGCCACCA
The sequence above is drawn from the Listeria monocytogenes genome and encodes:
- the mnmG gene encoding tRNA uridine-5-carboxymethylaminomethyl(34) synthesis enzyme MnmG, whose protein sequence is MQTYDAGTFDVIVVGAGHAGVEAGLASGRMGAKTLMLTINLDMVAFMPCNPSVGGPAKGVVVREIDALGGEMGRNTDKTYIQMRMLNTGKGPAVRALRAQADKWDYQHEMKHTIEKEENITLRQGLVDRLVIEDGVCKGVITNSGAIYYAKTVVITTGTFSRGEIIVGELRYSSGPNNQQPSVKLSEHLEELGFELRRFKTGTPPRVKSSTIDYSKTEEQPGDDHPRAFSFDTVEMLLDQLPCWLTYTNETTHEIIQANLHRSPMFTATKKGTGARYCPSIEDKIVRFSDKPRHQIFLEPEGKNTEEVYVQGLSTSLPEEVQREMLRTIPGLENVEMMRVGYAIEYDAVMPDQLWPSLETKLVEGLFTAGQINGTSGYEEAAGQGLMAGINAARKVFEKEPVILGRDQAYIGVLIDDLVTKGTEEPYRLLTSRAEYRLLLRHDNADLRLTEIGHEIGLISDERYERFLAKQSAIEAEKERLQKTRIKPTAEVQAMLKEIGSGELKDGILAADLLRRPEITYDKIAQIVSRETFVTDEIAEQVEIQIKYEGYIQKSNLQVEKMKRMEDKKIPENIDYDAISGLATEALEKLKKIEPLSIAQASRISGVNPADISILLVYIEQGKIAKISK